A window of Streptomyces sp. DG1A-41 contains these coding sequences:
- a CDS encoding DUF1152 domain-containing protein, which translates to MTRLIVAAGGGGDAVAAAMIHAALYGDEDQAVILTYAWDRLLVDPVPGPRGPDNFTGLLPLTPAVWAVPAEARPIAPAGSNLPRLAAELPHTLALIDPRHGVEGVTRQLEELVDHLSPASIDLLDVGGDVLARGDEPTLKSPLADAVTLAACCQVNAPVRLLVAGPGLDGELPLDELRGMLGPLIHTLTARDVEPISSVLEWHPSEATGMLAATARGVRGTCEMRDAGLPVPLTDEGPTVHEVDLDEALTRNQLTRAILTTATLDEVEAHSREICGYSEIDYERNKAAWLKDQPPVQLDPDAVLSQLDQFEAEARGRGVTHTTFRRITEALNLNVSLREDLRQLLINSRPKQYDAPLWRTTSAAE; encoded by the coding sequence CACGCCGCCCTCTACGGCGACGAGGACCAGGCGGTGATCCTCACGTACGCGTGGGACCGCCTCTTGGTCGACCCAGTACCGGGCCCCCGAGGACCAGACAACTTCACCGGTCTCCTGCCCCTCACCCCAGCAGTCTGGGCAGTGCCGGCCGAGGCCCGCCCGATCGCTCCGGCAGGCTCGAATCTCCCCCGACTTGCAGCAGAGCTCCCGCACACGCTCGCGCTGATCGATCCGCGCCACGGGGTCGAGGGCGTCACCCGCCAACTCGAAGAGCTGGTGGACCATTTGTCACCAGCGTCAATCGACCTCCTGGACGTGGGCGGCGACGTCCTCGCCCGCGGCGACGAGCCAACGCTGAAGAGCCCACTCGCCGACGCCGTCACACTCGCCGCGTGCTGCCAGGTGAACGCTCCCGTCCGCCTGTTGGTGGCGGGCCCCGGCCTCGATGGCGAACTCCCTCTCGACGAACTGCGCGGCATGCTCGGCCCGCTCATCCACACCCTCACAGCGAGGGACGTCGAGCCGATCAGCTCGGTCCTGGAGTGGCATCCCTCCGAGGCAACCGGGATGCTCGCGGCGACAGCCCGAGGCGTACGCGGCACTTGCGAGATGCGAGACGCCGGCCTCCCGGTCCCCCTCACCGACGAGGGGCCGACGGTCCATGAGGTCGACCTGGACGAGGCACTGACCCGCAACCAGTTGACCCGAGCCATCCTGACCACCGCCACCCTGGACGAGGTCGAGGCACACAGCCGCGAAATCTGCGGCTACTCGGAGATCGACTACGAGCGCAACAAGGCCGCATGGCTCAAGGACCAGCCACCGGTGCAGCTCGACCCAGACGCCGTACTGTCCCAGCTCGACCAGTTCGAAGCTGAGGCCCGCGGCCGCGGAGTTACCCACACGACGTTCCGCCGCATCACAGAAGCCTTGAACCTCAACGTCTCCTTGCGCGAGGACCTGCGCCAGCTGCTGATCAACAGCCGTCCGAAGCAGTACGACGCTCCCCTGTGGCGCACCACATCCGCTGCTGAGTAA